One stretch of Paenibacillus sp. AN1007 DNA includes these proteins:
- a CDS encoding AraC family transcriptional regulator, whose amino-acid sequence MEQSPVRTTIHTESGIPFRLVYSDTKSPQNELPDHLHDWHEIIYVYRGQGSIFIDTGLEDMQEGDLFLIPGSTVHRALPDAGNPVTSSALFFSPGLLASTAGGMSSSLLHPFERCRQRRVYKRHLNSSDRMQVSALIDDIHTEFRSDHHLSAHAALLRLQLLLIFLERLESAAGPARTAPSLPAPTWLSSTLTDIDHKLRSGLSLPDLAQQAAVSPAHFSRAFKRYTGMTLTDYALARRVIMAKEHLVQRDETMAAVADACGFESLPHFYRQFKKLTGTTPAAYRRTMVRNR is encoded by the coding sequence AGTGATACCAAATCTCCGCAAAATGAGCTGCCGGATCATCTGCATGACTGGCATGAGATTATCTATGTCTATCGGGGACAAGGAAGTATTTTTATCGATACGGGTCTTGAAGATATGCAGGAGGGAGATCTGTTTCTTATTCCTGGCAGCACCGTGCACCGTGCTCTGCCGGATGCCGGCAACCCCGTTACTTCTTCGGCTCTCTTTTTCAGTCCAGGGCTGCTTGCCTCCACGGCCGGAGGAATGTCCTCCTCCCTACTGCATCCGTTCGAACGCTGCCGTCAAAGGCGTGTATACAAAAGACATCTGAACAGCAGCGATCGTATGCAGGTATCTGCACTGATCGACGATATTCATACCGAATTTCGGTCAGATCATCATCTAAGCGCTCACGCTGCACTGCTCCGCCTGCAGCTGCTGCTTATCTTCCTGGAACGACTGGAATCTGCTGCGGGACCCGCTCGCACCGCACCTTCACTTCCTGCTCCGACCTGGCTCTCCTCAACACTGACTGACATCGATCATAAACTGCGAAGCGGGTTATCCTTACCAGATCTCGCACAGCAAGCTGCGGTGTCTCCCGCACACTTCAGCCGCGCTTTCAAGCGATATACAGGTATGACACTGACTGATTATGCCTTGGCCCGCAGAGTCATTATGGCCAAAGAACATCTCGTACAGAGGGATGAAACGATGGCTGCTGTCGCAGATGCTTGCGGTTTTGAGAGCCTGCCCCATTTTTATAGACAGTTCAAAAAACTGACGGGTACTACACCCGCTGCTTACCGGAGAACCATGGTGCGTAATCGCTGA
- a CDS encoding tetratricopeptide repeat protein produces MIIKFLIFGLLWQIIGNPFLAILILLVILYFLDRRFVGVFPSFTKPFKRMRSMSRLKQQLALNPNEVSSKLELARLLIERKRYGEAHALLLELERPYEQSADYWEALGTAELHLGSVADGERHILHALEINPRVKYGEPYLSLAAAFKDTDRDKALHYVQQFQEIHSSSSEAFYLLGSVYRSLGRSEDAKQAFEQSIHVYRTLPKYKKRQERRWAVRSWFRKRGL; encoded by the coding sequence GTGATTATTAAATTCCTCATTTTTGGTCTGCTGTGGCAGATCATTGGCAATCCATTCCTTGCCATTCTGATCCTGCTTGTCATTCTATACTTTCTGGATCGGCGGTTTGTCGGCGTGTTCCCCAGCTTCACCAAACCGTTCAAACGAATGCGCAGCATGTCCCGGCTCAAGCAGCAGCTTGCACTGAATCCGAACGAAGTCTCTTCCAAGCTGGAACTGGCCAGACTGCTGATCGAACGCAAACGTTACGGTGAGGCTCATGCTCTCCTGCTTGAACTGGAACGTCCGTACGAACAATCCGCGGACTATTGGGAAGCTTTGGGTACCGCTGAACTGCACTTGGGCAGCGTCGCAGATGGCGAACGTCATATTTTACATGCGCTTGAGATTAATCCTAGAGTAAAGTACGGCGAGCCTTACCTGAGCCTTGCCGCAGCCTTCAAAGATACGGACCGTGACAAGGCGCTTCATTATGTGCAGCAGTTTCAGGAGATCCACTCCTCCTCCAGTGAAGCCTTCTATCTGCTTGGCTCCGTATATCGTTCGCTGGGCCGCAGCGAAGATGCCAAACAAGCTTTTGAGCAATCCATCCATGTATATCGGACGCTGCCAAAATATAAAAAGCGCCAGGAGCGACGCTGGGCTGTTCGAAGCTGGTTCCGTAAAAGGGGCTTGTAG
- a CDS encoding phosphotransferase, which translates to MSNKQQHSLLPSEQQLISNVLDLYGFTSKWQAERSKGGMNNTTFVLHTSEAHFIMRQYETHNDQMKIAFEHGLLIALSDTAFELDVPKPVISLSNGSETTDQVPTGNQEMYKENKKTYQVIRDHNTGAIKIVTLFRYLEGVNPVWDSPGQLLQLGRAAGQLSSALARLELALEPVYPPYYRIDEAYPLCTPVHLLELCASPPQMLAACSGELEQLRHELPGLFEALRGMEQLPHQLVHGDVNASNVLFDREGNPSAILDFEFATWDLRVMELAVPMSDMLTMDKSEDWMWQAQASLIRGFREKVGLAGEELKAIPQLILLRSLDVVMHFISRMMEGTDEPGVAVQQIVKLKQRIDWMRQHEDRLRQLLME; encoded by the coding sequence GTGTCTAACAAACAGCAGCATTCTCTTCTTCCGTCCGAGCAGCAGCTGATATCTAACGTGCTCGATTTATACGGATTCACATCAAAGTGGCAGGCCGAACGCAGCAAGGGCGGTATGAACAACACCACCTTTGTGCTGCACACTAGTGAAGCACATTTTATTATGAGACAATACGAAACACATAATGATCAAATGAAAATAGCTTTTGAACACGGTTTGCTGATCGCACTGTCGGATACAGCGTTTGAACTTGATGTGCCCAAACCTGTCATCTCGTTATCTAATGGTAGTGAGACAACGGATCAGGTCCCTACGGGAAACCAAGAAATGTACAAAGAAAATAAGAAGACGTACCAAGTCATTCGAGATCATAACACGGGCGCCATAAAAATCGTAACGTTGTTTCGTTATCTGGAGGGAGTCAACCCCGTATGGGATTCTCCGGGTCAGCTTCTTCAATTAGGCCGGGCGGCAGGCCAGTTATCGTCAGCCCTCGCAAGACTTGAATTGGCACTTGAACCGGTTTATCCGCCATATTATCGGATTGACGAAGCTTATCCGCTCTGTACGCCCGTTCATCTGCTGGAGCTGTGTGCTTCGCCGCCGCAGATGCTTGCAGCTTGTTCGGGAGAACTGGAGCAGCTGCGGCATGAGCTGCCAGGTTTGTTCGAAGCTTTGCGTGGAATGGAACAGCTTCCGCATCAGCTCGTACATGGCGATGTGAACGCATCGAATGTGCTGTTTGATCGTGAAGGGAATCCAAGTGCGATTCTTGATTTTGAGTTTGCTACCTGGGATCTGCGGGTTATGGAACTGGCTGTTCCGATGTCTGATATGCTGACCATGGACAAGAGTGAAGATTGGATGTGGCAGGCGCAGGCGAGCTTGATTCGGGGATTCCGGGAAAAAGTTGGACTCGCAGGTGAGGAACTGAAGGCCATTCCTCAGTTAATCCTGCTTCGCAGTCTGGATGTGGTGATGCATTTTATCAGCCGAATGATGGAAGGAACAGATGAGCCAGGGGTAGCGGTACAGCAGATTGTGAAGCTGAAGCAGCGAATCGACTGGATGAGGCAGCATGAGGATCGGTTACGCCAATTGTTAATGGAATAA
- a CDS encoding GDSL-type esterase/lipase family protein: MVYRYVAVGDSLTVGTGALLGTGFVPIYRRMAEMNLRTFVSMDNLGVNGLTSGELLQMINAHPRVRQALREADIITLSIGGNDLIRTFKASGGIPSAGRMTQVLGETRQHVSQVMRQIRQLKGDHKYFVRSIGLYNPYPQSTEAAYWVRQYNVYLNSAGSGNYACAQVYDKFEGRERELLFWDRVHPNARGYRVIAEQLNRTGYVPFA, translated from the coding sequence ATGGTATATCGTTATGTGGCTGTAGGAGATTCCTTGACCGTGGGTACAGGAGCGCTCCTCGGGACCGGTTTTGTTCCAATCTATCGTCGTATGGCAGAGATGAATCTGCGTACGTTTGTTTCCATGGACAATTTAGGAGTGAACGGACTGACATCCGGGGAACTGCTGCAGATGATCAATGCCCATCCGCGGGTGCGTCAAGCACTGCGTGAAGCAGATATCATCACATTATCCATTGGCGGCAACGACCTCATCCGTACGTTTAAGGCCAGCGGCGGGATTCCGAGTGCCGGGAGAATGACACAGGTACTGGGTGAAACGCGGCAGCACGTATCCCAGGTGATGAGACAAATTCGGCAGTTAAAAGGGGATCATAAGTATTTTGTTCGTTCTATCGGATTGTACAACCCGTATCCACAATCGACAGAAGCTGCATATTGGGTACGGCAGTACAATGTTTATCTGAATAGTGCCGGCTCAGGTAACTACGCCTGTGCACAGGTATACGACAAGTTTGAAGGACGAGAGCGGGAGCTGCTGTTCTGGGACAGAGTCCATCCGAATGCTAGGGGATATCGGGTGATCGCGGAGCAGTTGAATCGAACGGGCTATGTTCCTTTTGCCTAA
- a CDS encoding MMPL family transporter, translating into MRAILKGRWWIMGLWIAAAAVLMFTAPNMSELIREKGQFSVPDGYSSTKAAEILDEAAAQNGEQKGTSIALVFHNPDGLGTTGRQEAEKAVKLLEADKEKLGILSVLEPFSQPELSDKMISADGKTILTSLSIEKGDRTVKEMRNDLNGALKSVNVEHYITGKGLIDEDTIESSQEGLKKSEYITVVFILLILFLVFRSFVAPFVPLLTVGISYIVSQQIVAFLVDGVNFPLSTFTQIFMVAVMFGIGTDYCILLISRFKEELAHHENTWDAIIATYRTAGKTVFFSALAVLVGFVAIGFAQFMLYRSAVAVAVGIAVMMLALVTIVPFFMAVLGRKLFWPSKGSLEHAESKIYGAAGKFSLKRPWAALLIAAAVTVPLLITYDGKLSFNSLDEIGDKYDSVKAFNIISDSFGPGESLPGQIVIQNDETMDNAKYMAAAEKISREVEKVPGVAGVRSMTRPTGDEIKDFEVTKQVGTLSDGLGEGKTGLDKISDGLSKASSELSKNEPQLKEAANGAGALTKGTSQLQSGISQLSDGLKRIEKGIRDGSSGAGDLKAGLQQAKTSADQLAKANDQLLQAYRQAGAGVVALGDGTKELEQQLTGVSTALTSLSQSFSTLEERYPELQQDADYQRIKGTIGQTGSGTAQLAQGLSQIQTNLSAAAAGINKANEGFASAASGQKALTDGLGQIVAGIGQLESGLKQAADGQGKVIKEIPSIQNGLGQLQGGQEKIQQGFSDLSGQLTQLTDGLNQSVDGIKKVSGGLDSAQDYLTQLQNSPDSDLAGWYVPEEALNNKDFKKVFDTYLSKDRKTMMLDVIFAENPYGKEAIDRVPDIEAAVNRAVQGSALEKADIAVGGVTSTFADLQSISNKDYTRTVMLMLAGTFIILVILLRSVIMPIYLIISLLLAYFTAMALTEVVFVNIMGYAGISWVTPFFGFVMLIALGVDYSIFLMDRFNENKGMRVEDAILYAMKNMGTVILSAAVILSGTFAAMYPSGVLSMMQIATVVLSGLVLYSLLFLPFFVPVMVKMFGRANWWPFRNKEQSESNDSNHTVGM; encoded by the coding sequence ATGAGAGCGATATTAAAAGGGCGCTGGTGGATCATGGGGCTGTGGATTGCCGCAGCCGCCGTATTGATGTTTACCGCGCCAAACATGAGTGAGTTGATTCGCGAAAAGGGGCAGTTTTCTGTCCCGGATGGGTATTCTTCCACGAAAGCTGCGGAGATTCTGGATGAAGCGGCAGCCCAAAATGGGGAACAAAAAGGGACCTCCATTGCACTGGTATTTCATAATCCGGATGGTCTTGGCACAACGGGCAGACAAGAGGCCGAAAAAGCGGTCAAACTGCTTGAAGCCGATAAAGAAAAGCTCGGCATTTTGTCTGTTTTAGAGCCGTTCTCACAGCCGGAATTGTCAGACAAAATGATTTCGGCAGATGGTAAAACTATTCTGACTTCGCTCTCGATTGAAAAGGGTGATCGCACCGTCAAGGAAATGCGAAATGACCTGAATGGTGCACTGAAATCAGTCAATGTTGAGCATTATATTACAGGTAAAGGTTTGATTGATGAAGATACGATTGAGAGTTCTCAGGAAGGACTCAAGAAATCCGAGTACATTACGGTAGTCTTCATTTTGCTAATTCTTTTCCTGGTGTTCCGTTCGTTTGTAGCTCCGTTTGTACCGCTGCTGACAGTGGGCATCAGTTATATCGTATCTCAGCAGATTGTTGCATTCCTGGTAGACGGAGTTAATTTCCCGCTCTCCACGTTCACACAAATCTTTATGGTGGCCGTTATGTTCGGGATTGGAACAGACTACTGTATCCTGCTCATCAGCCGGTTCAAGGAAGAGCTGGCACACCATGAGAACACGTGGGATGCGATTATTGCTACATATCGTACGGCAGGTAAAACGGTGTTTTTCTCAGCTCTGGCGGTATTGGTAGGATTCGTGGCGATCGGTTTCGCGCAGTTTATGCTGTATCGTTCTGCGGTAGCTGTAGCTGTGGGAATCGCCGTGATGATGCTTGCACTTGTGACCATTGTGCCGTTCTTTATGGCCGTGCTGGGCAGGAAGTTATTCTGGCCATCGAAAGGCTCCCTGGAACATGCCGAGAGTAAAATCTATGGCGCAGCAGGCAAATTTTCACTTAAACGACCGTGGGCAGCCCTGCTGATTGCTGCCGCAGTGACGGTTCCTCTTCTCATAACATATGATGGGAAGTTATCATTTAACAGTCTTGATGAAATTGGTGACAAATACGATTCGGTTAAAGCGTTTAACATTATCTCGGACAGTTTTGGGCCGGGTGAATCCCTGCCGGGGCAGATCGTCATTCAAAACGACGAAACGATGGATAACGCCAAATATATGGCTGCAGCCGAGAAGATCAGCCGCGAAGTAGAAAAGGTTCCCGGGGTTGCGGGTGTGCGCAGTATGACACGTCCTACAGGGGACGAGATCAAAGATTTTGAAGTGACTAAACAAGTAGGTACTTTATCTGATGGCTTAGGCGAAGGGAAGACAGGTCTGGACAAAATCAGCGACGGTCTGAGCAAAGCCAGCAGTGAACTGAGTAAAAATGAACCTCAGCTCAAAGAAGCTGCGAATGGGGCTGGAGCGCTGACCAAGGGCACAAGCCAGCTGCAATCCGGTATTTCACAGCTCAGCGATGGACTGAAACGGATCGAAAAAGGCATTCGCGATGGTTCTTCCGGGGCGGGGGATCTGAAAGCGGGACTGCAGCAGGCAAAAACCAGCGCAGACCAGCTTGCCAAAGCGAATGATCAGTTACTGCAGGCCTATCGCCAGGCTGGAGCTGGTGTGGTTGCTCTGGGTGATGGAACGAAGGAGCTGGAGCAGCAGTTGACTGGTGTTTCAACGGCATTGACGAGTTTGTCCCAATCCTTCTCCACGCTTGAAGAGCGTTATCCAGAGCTGCAGCAGGACGCCGACTATCAACGGATCAAAGGCACGATCGGTCAAACAGGTTCAGGCACAGCACAGCTTGCACAGGGACTGTCCCAAATTCAGACGAACCTGAGTGCGGCTGCGGCCGGGATCAATAAAGCGAATGAAGGTTTTGCTTCTGCAGCATCCGGGCAGAAGGCGCTGACTGACGGTTTGGGCCAGATTGTAGCAGGTATTGGACAACTGGAATCAGGCTTGAAGCAGGCTGCGGACGGTCAGGGTAAAGTGATTAAGGAAATCCCTTCTATCCAGAATGGTCTCGGTCAGCTTCAGGGGGGACAGGAGAAGATCCAGCAGGGCTTCTCGGATCTGAGTGGTCAATTGACGCAGCTGACGGATGGATTGAATCAAAGTGTCGATGGAATCAAGAAGGTGTCGGGTGGTCTCGATTCCGCTCAGGATTATCTGACACAACTGCAAAATTCACCGGATTCCGATCTTGCAGGCTGGTATGTTCCTGAAGAAGCCTTGAATAACAAGGACTTCAAGAAGGTATTTGATACGTATCTGTCCAAGGATCGCAAGACGATGATGCTGGATGTTATTTTTGCAGAGAATCCGTATGGTAAAGAAGCGATTGACCGTGTGCCCGATATTGAAGCGGCAGTAAATCGTGCCGTTCAGGGCAGTGCGCTTGAGAAAGCTGACATTGCCGTAGGTGGTGTAACCAGTACGTTTGCAGATTTACAGTCGATTTCAAATAAAGACTATACACGGACGGTTATGCTGATGCTGGCAGGAACATTTATCATTCTGGTTATCCTGCTGCGTTCTGTGATCATGCCGATCTACCTGATTATTTCACTGCTTCTTGCATACTTTACAGCTATGGCACTTACGGAGGTCGTCTTTGTAAATATTATGGGTTATGCAGGAATCAGCTGGGTTACTCCTTTCTTTGGTTTCGTGATGCTGATTGCTCTAGGCGTGGATTACAGCATCTTCCTCATGGATCGTTTCAATGAAAACAAAGGCATGAGAGTCGAGGATGCGATATTGTATGCGATGAAAAACATGGGAACCGTCATTTTGTCGGCAGCGGTTATTCTAAGTGGAACTTTTGCCGCGATGTACCCTTCAGGGGTGCTCTCGATGATGCAAATTGCGACTGTTGTGCTCAGCGGCCTGGTTTTATATTCCCTGTTATTCCTGCCATTCTTCGTACCTGTAATGGTGAAGATGTTCGGCCGGGCGAACTGGTGGCCGTTCCGTAACAAGGAACAGTCAGAATCCAATGATTCCAATCATACTGTAGGCATGTAA
- a CDS encoding MarR family transcriptional regulator, which produces MNTPDAKSLVNRYLDASFLVNKRFDTRIREKVGQTVTTDQFCALRLIHEKPECTPSDLAELLCVGKSSITALVNKLADRNLVHRTGDERDRRVIYLTLTDAGHELYRETELEIQKVLEPYLEHFTPEAVQNFIDSFEKLAALLTQEEGLEK; this is translated from the coding sequence ATGAATACTCCGGACGCCAAAAGCTTAGTGAATCGTTATCTGGATGCTTCGTTTCTGGTCAACAAGCGTTTTGATACGCGGATACGTGAAAAGGTAGGTCAGACCGTTACGACAGATCAGTTCTGTGCACTGCGTCTGATTCACGAGAAACCGGAATGCACGCCTTCGGATCTGGCAGAGCTTCTGTGTGTAGGCAAGAGCAGCATCACGGCTCTGGTCAACAAACTGGCTGACCGAAATCTGGTACATCGTACAGGGGACGAACGCGACCGCCGTGTCATCTATCTGACGCTGACGGATGCTGGTCATGAGCTGTACAGGGAGACAGAATTAGAGATTCAGAAGGTTTTGGAACCTTATTTGGAACATTTTACGCCGGAAGCGGTCCAGAATTTTATTGATTCATTCGAGAAGCTGGCAGCACTCCTAACACAAGAAGAAGGGCTGGAGAAGTAA
- a CDS encoding GNAT family N-acetyltransferase has product MLLKNLKPRLQEPEVQELLSYSVFPDPDQVDQAIQQYAEQDALFLSGYEDEDQLVGLIGYEHTGASEITIRHIAVLPENRFKNYGRGMISQLLAAHNPDTLIAETDQEAVEFYRNSGFVVYSLGELYPGIERFRCVLEKEDEEDL; this is encoded by the coding sequence GTGTTGTTGAAAAATTTGAAACCACGCCTGCAGGAGCCGGAAGTGCAGGAACTGCTGTCCTACTCGGTCTTTCCGGACCCGGATCAGGTGGATCAAGCGATCCAGCAGTATGCAGAACAGGATGCTCTGTTCCTGTCCGGTTATGAGGACGAAGATCAGCTGGTCGGTCTGATTGGATATGAACATACAGGAGCGAGTGAAATTACGATTCGCCATATTGCAGTGCTTCCAGAGAACCGGTTCAAAAATTACGGTCGGGGCATGATCTCCCAGCTGCTTGCAGCACACAATCCCGACACATTGATTGCTGAGACGGATCAGGAAGCGGTAGAGTTTTACCGTAACAGCGGATTTGTTGTATACAGTCTCGGCGAATTATATCCGGGTATTGAACGTTTTCGCTGTGTACTTGAGAAGGAAGACGAGGAAGACTTGTAA
- a CDS encoding class I SAM-dependent methyltransferase: MGKQQFEAARQAEAGYHSDFYKNNELFEEGTWMSRPMPMVMDMLERLLVHKQELRVLDLGCGVGRHTIPIAQRLAQTNSQVIGVDLLDEAVDGLRKYAKQYQVEQIVQAEKGDVEHYPVQPDDFDFIAACSCLEHTSSREAFLETVERLKAGTRLGGIHCITMSTSVEEKEIRTGRQIEPLIELNLPTSEAITLLEQAYEGWNILFQEHVTQTIEEEKYDEPTEFRCELLRFAVQRMDR; this comes from the coding sequence ATGGGAAAACAACAATTTGAGGCTGCACGACAAGCTGAAGCGGGTTATCATTCTGACTTTTATAAAAACAATGAACTGTTTGAAGAAGGAACATGGATGTCCAGACCGATGCCCATGGTGATGGATATGCTGGAACGTCTGCTTGTTCACAAGCAGGAATTACGTGTACTTGATCTCGGATGCGGGGTGGGCAGACATACGATCCCCATTGCCCAGCGTCTGGCACAGACTAACAGTCAGGTCATCGGTGTTGACCTGCTGGATGAAGCTGTCGATGGGCTCCGTAAATATGCGAAGCAGTATCAGGTAGAACAGATCGTACAGGCTGAAAAGGGAGATGTCGAACACTATCCGGTTCAACCGGATGATTTTGATTTTATTGCGGCATGTTCATGTCTTGAACACACATCGAGCAGAGAGGCTTTTCTTGAAACGGTGGAGCGGTTAAAAGCAGGCACCAGGCTGGGAGGCATCCACTGTATTACGATGAGCACCAGCGTGGAGGAGAAGGAAATTCGAACAGGGCGTCAGATCGAACCGTTAATCGAGTTGAATCTGCCTACATCCGAAGCCATTACCTTGCTGGAACAGGCATATGAGGGATGGAACATTCTTTTTCAGGAGCACGTGACCCAGACGATTGAAGAAGAAAAGTATGATGAACCAACGGAGTTTAGATGTGAGCTGCTTCGGTTTGCTGTTCAAAGAATGGATCGCTAA
- a CDS encoding alpha/beta fold hydrolase, which translates to MILYGLAALVLIIAALLWAGGLYFFKTAIRRTPKTFLADNPNLKTEADEELISSASDLNWLDRQHVETVTIQSHDGLKLYGIWLPAKEESDQTVILAHGYSGKGREMAGFARFYAETLGYNVLMPDDRGHGQSEGDVIGFGWLDRKDYVQWVNWVLERVGKIADIVLHGISMGGATVLMTGGEELPAQVGAIVSDCAYTSVEEELTFQLKQLYKLPAFPFIPVTSLITRWKAGYSFQEASALKQLAKVNVPVLFVHGEADMFVPTEMVYRLYEACPTDKELLTIPRAGHGTAFQVDRDKYKSVLGAFLQKHIHSTSQ; encoded by the coding sequence ATGATATTGTATGGTCTTGCGGCTCTGGTTCTAATCATTGCAGCTCTTCTGTGGGCTGGAGGACTTTATTTTTTCAAGACGGCGATTCGCCGCACCCCGAAAACATTTTTGGCAGATAATCCGAACCTGAAGACGGAGGCGGATGAAGAGCTGATCAGCAGTGCTTCTGATTTGAACTGGCTTGATCGTCAGCATGTCGAGACGGTTACGATTCAGTCCCACGATGGATTGAAGCTGTATGGCATCTGGCTCCCTGCGAAGGAAGAGTCTGACCAAACGGTTATACTCGCCCACGGTTATTCCGGAAAAGGCAGAGAAATGGCGGGGTTCGCCAGATTTTACGCAGAGACCCTTGGTTACAACGTATTAATGCCGGATGATCGGGGCCACGGTCAGAGCGAAGGAGATGTGATCGGATTCGGCTGGCTGGATCGGAAGGATTATGTTCAGTGGGTGAACTGGGTGCTGGAACGTGTAGGGAAAATTGCTGATATTGTGCTGCACGGCATATCGATGGGAGGCGCCACTGTGCTGATGACAGGCGGGGAAGAACTCCCGGCTCAGGTCGGAGCCATCGTATCGGATTGTGCCTATACCTCGGTTGAGGAGGAATTGACGTTTCAATTGAAACAGCTGTACAAGCTGCCGGCCTTTCCATTCATTCCGGTTACCAGTCTGATTACAAGATGGAAGGCGGGCTATTCTTTTCAAGAAGCATCGGCTCTAAAACAGCTCGCCAAAGTCAATGTTCCAGTTCTGTTCGTTCATGGTGAGGCAGATATGTTTGTACCCACGGAAATGGTCTATCGCTTGTACGAAGCCTGTCCTACGGATAAGGAATTACTAACGATTCCCCGTGCGGGCCACGGAACGGCTTTTCAGGTGGATCGAGACAAATACAAGTCGGTGCTGGGGGCTTTTTTGCAGAAACATATTCACAGCACCAGCCAATGA
- a CDS encoding ATP-binding protein translates to MSNDNEEIQRLRSTIEQLSDQLIRSKEQEERTLSEFSEMNNELATLQRRLAKNNAGLESARQLAVASDESKSAFMAVISHDFRTPLNGILGMAELLALSPLSEEQKNSVTVIQDAARLLLKLIQDLLDFSKLNAGQMRLERGEVKLKDILDHIMHLLKPQVEKKRNQLIIDCDSKIAAVLEGDPTRITQILINLIQNANKFTTDGSVEVKVKLVKHQVSTQIVRFEVRDTGIGISEEDQVNLFQPYMQTEQGRSKEYEGTGLGLTICKSLVTLMNGQIGINSKEGEGSTFWFELEFGLGMEEDEEAVQQADAGASSTHSDTPEEDYQSLPILLADDNAINRQLVLLQLRKLGFSEVECVHNGEEAVNAFRHKTYSLILMDSMMPVMDGMEAARQIRTMERNEMRQPTPIIAMTGNVMQSEKDKCYEAGMNDFIGKPFTLEVLGTTIRKWHSASKPVDILNMNVVREIAELNTDGNETLLSMLLEMYRAETPGKIEDLRRHVVSADHGAAAETAHDLKSGSLSLGISHLSTLFSQIEDYAKAEQTHQAEPLLDQLLPAYQAACAALQQTNQD, encoded by the coding sequence ATGTCTAATGACAATGAAGAGATACAGAGGCTGCGAAGCACAATCGAGCAGTTATCCGACCAGCTGATTCGAAGCAAGGAGCAGGAGGAGCGCACACTGTCCGAATTCTCGGAAATGAACAATGAGTTGGCTACACTCCAGCGGCGACTGGCCAAGAACAATGCAGGCCTTGAATCAGCTCGGCAGCTGGCAGTGGCATCTGACGAATCAAAAAGTGCTTTTATGGCAGTCATCAGCCACGACTTTCGTACACCGCTGAACGGAATATTGGGAATGGCTGAGCTGTTGGCGCTGTCTCCTCTGTCAGAGGAGCAAAAAAATTCTGTTACGGTCATTCAGGATGCAGCCAGACTCCTGCTGAAATTAATACAGGACCTGCTGGATTTCTCCAAACTCAATGCGGGACAGATGCGCCTTGAACGGGGAGAAGTGAAGCTCAAGGACATTCTGGACCACATTATGCATCTGCTCAAACCGCAGGTTGAAAAGAAAAGAAATCAACTCATTATTGACTGTGATTCAAAGATCGCTGCTGTTCTTGAAGGCGATCCCACCAGAATTACACAAATTCTGATCAATCTGATTCAAAATGCAAACAAATTTACGACGGATGGCTCGGTTGAAGTGAAGGTTAAACTTGTAAAGCATCAAGTGAGTACCCAGATTGTTCGGTTTGAGGTGCGGGATACGGGAATAGGGATTTCAGAAGAGGACCAGGTAAATCTGTTCCAGCCTTATATGCAGACTGAACAGGGACGGTCAAAAGAGTATGAGGGCACGGGACTGGGTCTAACGATCTGTAAGTCACTTGTCACTCTAATGAATGGACAGATTGGAATCAACAGTAAAGAAGGTGAGGGCTCCACCTTTTGGTTCGAGCTTGAATTTGGACTAGGTATGGAAGAGGACGAAGAGGCTGTGCAGCAGGCTGATGCAGGCGCATCTTCAACGCATTCAGATACACCCGAAGAAGACTATCAATCCCTGCCAATTCTGCTGGCTGACGATAATGCCATTAACCGCCAGCTTGTGCTGCTGCAGCTCAGAAAGCTGGGGTTTTCCGAAGTCGAATGTGTACACAATGGCGAAGAGGCTGTAAATGCGTTTCGTCATAAAACATACAGTTTGATTTTGATGGACAGCATGATGCCTGTTATGGACGGCATGGAGGCTGCCCGTCAGATACGCACAATGGAGCGGAATGAAATGCGTCAGCCGACACCGATCATTGCGATGACTGGCAATGTGATGCAGAGCGAGAAAGACAAGTGTTATGAAGCCGGAATGAATGACTTTATCGGTAAACCGTTTACGTTGGAAGTGCTGGGCACGACTATTCGAAAGTGGCATTCGGCTTCGAAGCCTGTTGACATTCTGAATATGAACGTTGTTCGTGAAATTGCTGAATTAAATACGGACGGGAACGAAACACTGCTGAGTATGCTCCTGGAGATGTATCGTGCGGAAACACCGGGGAAAATCGAGGATTTGCGCAGACATGTCGTTTCAGCCGATCATGGTGCGGCAGCCGAGACAGCTCATGATTTGAAATCAGGAAGTCTGAGTCTGGGGATCAGCCATCTCTCAACCTTGTTCAGTCAGATTGAGGATTATGCCAAGGCAGAGCAGACACATCAGGCAGAACCACTGCTTGATCAGCTTCTTCCGGCATATCAGGCTGCCTGCGCAGCACTGCAGCAAACCAACCAAGATTGA